From the Ctenopharyngodon idella isolate HZGC_01 chromosome 3, HZGC01, whole genome shotgun sequence genome, one window contains:
- the map3k14a gene encoding mitogen-activated protein kinase kinase kinase 14 isoform X1 encodes MTLVLDGGLFSLSLENFKMMSHRIWNSTVPFSHMDQSDSKTLNCLSSNPASHTESKGGELDKMDPLKYNYFRYVMNHGTAKHEWRHGTEKQSIIAQAECESQDSQEFCPNGSHKNGPRVISSISPVGSVSRSRSKRKRRKRQRRRQDEKDSRSREFVGVTGVQEQDSGGCLSSSLIQVTDPVCISSISSSGLSTERVSVQETEGPSYSYQWESSCQSYAQESQELKSPLRSEIEFLAVTALRDYVTTEDPCFAYSFVKDVLREERERDEDEREESDKNEGILFKEGLQPVNYEYREGREYERCRFLKQGSFGEVYSIKDKGTGFMCAAKKVPLESFSSEEVGSWSALQSPHVVDLFGVVREGLSIILFMDLKSSSLGQLVEERGRLPEDLSLHYLQQVLGALNYIHKKQILHLDIKADNILLSEDGKDAFLCDFGHSERLDKQGLSDGQGLKGTETHMAPEVVLNEPRSSKADIWSSCCMLLHMLNGCHPWTRYYYRPLYLKIATEPPPLREIPSDCSSNTADVIKAGLQKDPIKRASAKGLAVKTAKALKEVGGLRSPARGGTYMKPLGKPEKAGPAHSATPTTSHHTASSHNSKLQWMSSEQKRKEGDGEPDDKPQKGKQWKHIEETRNDDHSPPKSLLHIQATSTEPQIIYKTKPEQEMRRLEKDLFLSSLSHPHSAEIQEQLLSCISSDCLSTREYGDKKDSGRWSVAGDDDSSGVFSYNSQDIQSFSRDWLSPTHQPPPRCFEGVDVYIRDFDGKCFHIRETPRVKVGHIARGISDQISENVFSLQTEDGCMVPHDKEVLENSLFLRCVPAPDSCHYHQYGHKPCCTLTPDCKLQWSWRIREGVLETRD; translated from the exons ATGACGTTGGTTTTAGATGGAGGCCTGTTTTCTCTTAGTTTAGAG AATTTCAAGATGATGTCCCATAGAATTTGGAACTCCACTGTCCCGTTCTCCCACATGGATCAAAGTGATAGCAAAACTCTCAACTGCCTCAGCTCGAACCCAGCCTCTCACACAGAGAGCAAAGGAGGAGAGCTGGACAAAATGGATCCGTTGAAATACAACTACTTTCGTTATGTCATGAATCATGGCACTGCCAAACATGAGTGGAGACACGGGACAGAGAAACAATCGATCATCGCACAGGCAGAGT GTGAGTCCCAGGATTCGCAGGAGTTCTGCCCCAATGGCAG ccACAAAAATGGACCACGTGTTATCTCCTCCATATCGCCTGTTGGCTCCGTCTCTCGCAGTCGGTCCAAAAGGAAACGTCGTAAGAGACAGCGGCGGAGACAGGACGAGAAGGACAGCAGATCCCGCGAGTTCGTGGGAGTCACCGGTGTGCAGGAGCAGGACAGCGGCGGGTGCCTCTCATCATCGCTCATTCAG GTTACAGACCCAGTGTGCATCAGCAGCATCAGCAGCAGCGGCCTCAGCACAGAGAGGGTGTCTGTGCAGGAAACAGAGGGTCCGTCGTACTCCTATCAGTGGGAATCCTCTTGCCAGAGCTATGCTCAAGAAAGTCAAGAGCTGAAGTCTCCACTGAGAAGTGAGATCGAATTTCTGGCTGTTACAGCCTTGAGGGACTACGTTACAACTGAAGATCCCTGCTTTGCATATAGCTTTGTCAAAGACGTGCTGAGagaggagagggagagagatgaGGACGAAAGAGAGGAGAGCGACAAGAACGAAGGGATCCTGTTTAAAGAG gggCTACAACCTGTGAATTATGAGTACAGAGAGGGACGGGAGTATGAACGCTGTCGATTTCTCAAGCAGGGCTCCTTCGGAGAAGTCTACAGCATCAAAGACAAAGGCACCGGGTTCATGTGTGCCGCCAAAAAG GTGCCGTTGGAGAGTTTCAGCAGTGAGGAGGTGGGCTCGTGGAGTGCCCTGCAGTCTCCTCATGTGGTAGACCTTTTTGGAGTGGTGCGTGAAGGTCTGTCCATCATCCTCTTCATGGACCTCAAATCCA GTTCTCTAGGACAGCTGGTGGAGGAACGAGGCCGCTTGCCAGAGGATCTGTCCCTGCACTACCTTCAGCAAGTACTGGGGGCGCTAAACTACATACATAAGAAGCAGATCCTTCACCTGGACATCAAAG cGGATAACATTTTGCTGTCAGAAGATGGGAAAGATGCATTCCTATGTGACTTTGGGCATTCAGAGAGATTAGACAAACAAGGGCTTAGTGATGGTCAGG GGCTGAAAGGCACAGAGACTCATATGGCACCTGAGGTGGTGCTCAATGAGCCCCGCTCTTCAAAAGCAGACATCTGGAGCAGCTGCTGTATGCTTCTGCACATGCTCAATGGCTGTCATCCATGGACCCGCTACTATTACCGTCCACTCTACCTCAAG ATAGCAACAGAGCCTCCGCCACTGAGGGAAATCCCATCTGACTGCAGTTCCAATACAGCTGACGTCATAAAAGCAGGACTACAGAAAGATCCGATCAAACGAGCTTCTGCCAAAGGACTTGCTGTTAAAACTGCTAAAGCACTTAAAGAAG TCGGGGGACTTCGCAGTCCCGCAAGAGGAGGAACCTATATGAAGCCACTGGGGAAGCCAGAGAAAGCAGGCCCCGCCCATTCAGCCACACCCACCACATCCCACCACACCGCATCCTCTCATAACTCTAAGCTACAGTGGATGAGCTCAGAGCAGAAGAGGAAAGAGGGTGATGGGGAACCTGATGACAAACCACAAAAGGGAAAACAGTGGAAACACATAGAAGAGACAAGAAACGATGACCACTCTCCACCAAAGTCACTGCTCCACATTCAAGCCACTTCAACTGAGCCGCAAATCATCTATAAAACCAAGCCAGAACAAGAGATGCGAAGACTGGAGAAAG ATTTATTCCTGAGTAGTCTCTCCCATCCTCATTCTGCTGAGATACAGGAGCAGCTGCTCTCTTGTATCAGTAGCGACTGCCTCTCCACTAGAGAATACGGGGACAAGAAG gatTCAGGACGTTGGTCAGTCGCTGGTGATGATGACAGCTCAGGCGTGTTTTCTTACAACAGTCAAGATATCCAGAGCTTCAGCAGGGACTGGCTCTCCCCCACGCATCAACCTCCGCCCCGCTGCTTTGAGG GGGTGGATGTTTATATCAGGGACTTCGATGGGAAATGTTTTCATATCCGGGAGACGCCCAGGGTGAAAGTAGGCCACATCGCAAGAGGAATCAGCGATCAg ATCTCAGAGAACGTGTTCAGTCTGCAAACAGAGGATGGTTGCATGGTGCCCCATGACAAAGAGGTCCTGGAGAACAGCCTGTTTCTGCGTTGTGTGCCTGCCCCTGACTCCTGCCACTATCATCAGTACGGACACAAGCCCTGCTGCACCCTCACCCCTGACTGCAAACTACAGTGGAGCTGGAGGATCAGGGAGGGGGTGCTGGAGACTAGAGACTGA
- the map3k14a gene encoding mitogen-activated protein kinase kinase kinase 14 isoform X2, whose product MMSHRIWNSTVPFSHMDQSDSKTLNCLSSNPASHTESKGGELDKMDPLKYNYFRYVMNHGTAKHEWRHGTEKQSIIAQAECESQDSQEFCPNGSHKNGPRVISSISPVGSVSRSRSKRKRRKRQRRRQDEKDSRSREFVGVTGVQEQDSGGCLSSSLIQVTDPVCISSISSSGLSTERVSVQETEGPSYSYQWESSCQSYAQESQELKSPLRSEIEFLAVTALRDYVTTEDPCFAYSFVKDVLREERERDEDEREESDKNEGILFKEGLQPVNYEYREGREYERCRFLKQGSFGEVYSIKDKGTGFMCAAKKVPLESFSSEEVGSWSALQSPHVVDLFGVVREGLSIILFMDLKSSSLGQLVEERGRLPEDLSLHYLQQVLGALNYIHKKQILHLDIKADNILLSEDGKDAFLCDFGHSERLDKQGLSDGQGLKGTETHMAPEVVLNEPRSSKADIWSSCCMLLHMLNGCHPWTRYYYRPLYLKIATEPPPLREIPSDCSSNTADVIKAGLQKDPIKRASAKGLAVKTAKALKEVGGLRSPARGGTYMKPLGKPEKAGPAHSATPTTSHHTASSHNSKLQWMSSEQKRKEGDGEPDDKPQKGKQWKHIEETRNDDHSPPKSLLHIQATSTEPQIIYKTKPEQEMRRLEKDLFLSSLSHPHSAEIQEQLLSCISSDCLSTREYGDKKDSGRWSVAGDDDSSGVFSYNSQDIQSFSRDWLSPTHQPPPRCFEGVDVYIRDFDGKCFHIRETPRVKVGHIARGISDQISENVFSLQTEDGCMVPHDKEVLENSLFLRCVPAPDSCHYHQYGHKPCCTLTPDCKLQWSWRIREGVLETRD is encoded by the exons ATGATGTCCCATAGAATTTGGAACTCCACTGTCCCGTTCTCCCACATGGATCAAAGTGATAGCAAAACTCTCAACTGCCTCAGCTCGAACCCAGCCTCTCACACAGAGAGCAAAGGAGGAGAGCTGGACAAAATGGATCCGTTGAAATACAACTACTTTCGTTATGTCATGAATCATGGCACTGCCAAACATGAGTGGAGACACGGGACAGAGAAACAATCGATCATCGCACAGGCAGAGT GTGAGTCCCAGGATTCGCAGGAGTTCTGCCCCAATGGCAG ccACAAAAATGGACCACGTGTTATCTCCTCCATATCGCCTGTTGGCTCCGTCTCTCGCAGTCGGTCCAAAAGGAAACGTCGTAAGAGACAGCGGCGGAGACAGGACGAGAAGGACAGCAGATCCCGCGAGTTCGTGGGAGTCACCGGTGTGCAGGAGCAGGACAGCGGCGGGTGCCTCTCATCATCGCTCATTCAG GTTACAGACCCAGTGTGCATCAGCAGCATCAGCAGCAGCGGCCTCAGCACAGAGAGGGTGTCTGTGCAGGAAACAGAGGGTCCGTCGTACTCCTATCAGTGGGAATCCTCTTGCCAGAGCTATGCTCAAGAAAGTCAAGAGCTGAAGTCTCCACTGAGAAGTGAGATCGAATTTCTGGCTGTTACAGCCTTGAGGGACTACGTTACAACTGAAGATCCCTGCTTTGCATATAGCTTTGTCAAAGACGTGCTGAGagaggagagggagagagatgaGGACGAAAGAGAGGAGAGCGACAAGAACGAAGGGATCCTGTTTAAAGAG gggCTACAACCTGTGAATTATGAGTACAGAGAGGGACGGGAGTATGAACGCTGTCGATTTCTCAAGCAGGGCTCCTTCGGAGAAGTCTACAGCATCAAAGACAAAGGCACCGGGTTCATGTGTGCCGCCAAAAAG GTGCCGTTGGAGAGTTTCAGCAGTGAGGAGGTGGGCTCGTGGAGTGCCCTGCAGTCTCCTCATGTGGTAGACCTTTTTGGAGTGGTGCGTGAAGGTCTGTCCATCATCCTCTTCATGGACCTCAAATCCA GTTCTCTAGGACAGCTGGTGGAGGAACGAGGCCGCTTGCCAGAGGATCTGTCCCTGCACTACCTTCAGCAAGTACTGGGGGCGCTAAACTACATACATAAGAAGCAGATCCTTCACCTGGACATCAAAG cGGATAACATTTTGCTGTCAGAAGATGGGAAAGATGCATTCCTATGTGACTTTGGGCATTCAGAGAGATTAGACAAACAAGGGCTTAGTGATGGTCAGG GGCTGAAAGGCACAGAGACTCATATGGCACCTGAGGTGGTGCTCAATGAGCCCCGCTCTTCAAAAGCAGACATCTGGAGCAGCTGCTGTATGCTTCTGCACATGCTCAATGGCTGTCATCCATGGACCCGCTACTATTACCGTCCACTCTACCTCAAG ATAGCAACAGAGCCTCCGCCACTGAGGGAAATCCCATCTGACTGCAGTTCCAATACAGCTGACGTCATAAAAGCAGGACTACAGAAAGATCCGATCAAACGAGCTTCTGCCAAAGGACTTGCTGTTAAAACTGCTAAAGCACTTAAAGAAG TCGGGGGACTTCGCAGTCCCGCAAGAGGAGGAACCTATATGAAGCCACTGGGGAAGCCAGAGAAAGCAGGCCCCGCCCATTCAGCCACACCCACCACATCCCACCACACCGCATCCTCTCATAACTCTAAGCTACAGTGGATGAGCTCAGAGCAGAAGAGGAAAGAGGGTGATGGGGAACCTGATGACAAACCACAAAAGGGAAAACAGTGGAAACACATAGAAGAGACAAGAAACGATGACCACTCTCCACCAAAGTCACTGCTCCACATTCAAGCCACTTCAACTGAGCCGCAAATCATCTATAAAACCAAGCCAGAACAAGAGATGCGAAGACTGGAGAAAG ATTTATTCCTGAGTAGTCTCTCCCATCCTCATTCTGCTGAGATACAGGAGCAGCTGCTCTCTTGTATCAGTAGCGACTGCCTCTCCACTAGAGAATACGGGGACAAGAAG gatTCAGGACGTTGGTCAGTCGCTGGTGATGATGACAGCTCAGGCGTGTTTTCTTACAACAGTCAAGATATCCAGAGCTTCAGCAGGGACTGGCTCTCCCCCACGCATCAACCTCCGCCCCGCTGCTTTGAGG GGGTGGATGTTTATATCAGGGACTTCGATGGGAAATGTTTTCATATCCGGGAGACGCCCAGGGTGAAAGTAGGCCACATCGCAAGAGGAATCAGCGATCAg ATCTCAGAGAACGTGTTCAGTCTGCAAACAGAGGATGGTTGCATGGTGCCCCATGACAAAGAGGTCCTGGAGAACAGCCTGTTTCTGCGTTGTGTGCCTGCCCCTGACTCCTGCCACTATCATCAGTACGGACACAAGCCCTGCTGCACCCTCACCCCTGACTGCAAACTACAGTGGAGCTGGAGGATCAGGGAGGGGGTGCTGGAGACTAGAGACTGA
- the baxa gene encoding BCL2 associated X, apoptosis regulator a, with translation MAAPSGGGDTGIGNDQILALGSALLNNFIYERVRRHGDGDAEVTRDQLGGVELCDPSHKRLAQCLQQIGDELDGNMQLQRMLNDSALQPTQDVFMRVAREIFSDGKFNWGRVVALFYFACRLVIKAISTKIPDIIRTIISWTMSYIQEHVINWIREQGGWEGIRSYFGTPTWQTIGVFLAGVLTTVVVIRKM, from the exons GCATTGGCAATGACCAGATACTTGCTTTGGGTTCTGCACTTCTCAATAA CTTCATCTATGAGCGGGTTCGTCGCCATGGAGATGGTGATGCTGAAGTAACCCGGGATCAGTTGGGTGGTGTTGAGCTGTGTGACCCCAGCCATAAACGTCTTGCGCAGTGTTTGCAGCAGATCGGAGATGAGCTGGATGGAAATATGCAGCTGCAAAG GATGTTAAATGACTCTGCTCTTCAACCGACTCAAGATGTCTTCATGCGAGTGGCCCGCGAGATCTTCTCTGATGGGAAGTTCAACTGGGGCAGGGTGGTGGCGCTTTTCTACTTTGCGTGCCGGCTTGTCATCAAG GCTATTTCAACCAAGATTCCTGACATCATTAGAACCATCATTAGCTGGACTATGTCCTACATTCAGGAACATGTTATCAACTGGATCAGGGAACAGGGTGGATGG GAGGGAATCCGCTCTTATTTTGGGACCCCCACATGGCAAACCATCGGGGTTTTCCTGGCAGGAGTTCTCACCACAGTAGTGGTGATCCGCAAGATGTGA